GGGATCGCATAAGTGTTCCTGCCCGCCGCCGTTTCAGTGGCCTGAACAGAAGGTACGATGGCCATGGTGCAGGAGAGTGCCGGTACGTAAAACATCATGCGCATGAGTGTGGTAGCCACTTTGTATTGGAACCTGTGCGGTTGGCCATTTTGTGGTGATGGTGACATTGATTCCCCTGATAATTACCAAAAGTAGAAGTGCTGCACAGGGTTAATCGGATGAGGGACGAAAAGGGGAAACGGTGAAGCGAATTTATTTTTGGCGATCACGTTATCCATCGCGCGGCGCGACCATCAGCCCCCATAACAACTGGTGGTTAAGTTGCACCGGCAACACGTTGGTCAGCATCTCTAGCGCCATATCGGTGTCATGTAGTGGGAAAGTCCCGGTGACGGTCAGCGACGCCACGGCAGGATCGCATCCCAGATAGCCACTATGATACGCGGACAGCTTTTCGATGAATTCACTGAGCGGAAGATTGTCAGCCTGCAATAATCCGCTCGGCCAGGCCGGTTCGGTGTGGCGCAGTGGCGCGACAGTGCCAAACGCATCCTGACGGAAGGTAATGGCCTGACCCGCTTTGATGATCATCTTGTCGCTGATGGCTGTTGGTGAGACTTCCACGGCACCCTGATATACCTGTAACACCGTGGCACCATTTGGCGTCTGCACGCTGAAACGCGTGCCGAGTGCACGCATTTTGCCCTGCGAAGTGGAGACGGTCAGCGAGCGTTGCGGATCGGCGGTGGTTTCGATCATCATGCGGCCGTTCAGAAGCAGCAGCGCACGTTGCGTCTGGGAGTCATCGACATTCATCGCACTGTCGGTGTCGAGCCAAATGCGCGAACCGTCACTCAGTGTGAATTGCGTGATCTTGCCGTGGGGGCTGTGATAATCTGCGCACCACGCAAGCACCTGATTGCGCAGCGGGGTATGACGCCAGTAGCCCCAGCCGAGTAGGGAGCCGACGGAGATCCACGTGGCCATTTTTAGCACCTGACGGCGTCCGGCGTTGTGTGGTGTTCGGGTCAACACCGTCAGCGCCGCAGTTTGTCGCGCATCATTTTCCCGCAGCGGCGTAAAATGCTGGCTGATGTTCAGCACGTATTGCCACGCCTGCTGGTTCTCCTGACTTTCTTCGAGCCAGTGTTGCAAAGCTGCGGGATACGTTTGCAGGGACGCGACGCCTTGAATTTTAGCGTACCAGTTTGCGGCCTGTTGCAGCGCGGCAAAGCCGGGTTTACTCGTCATAGTGTCAGGCAGAGGCGGAATTAAAGGCATCGAGATGCTCAACTTTAAGGATCAGGCAGTGGAGCATGGCTCGCGCCATATATTTCTTCACCATGCGCTCGGAGACGGCGAGTTCGGTGGCGATTTCCGCGTAAGTCAGCCTGCGGATCTGAGACATTACAAACGCTGCGCGGACTTTCTCCGGCAGCGCCCGCAGCATGGCATCCACCTGAAATAAGGTTTCGAGTACGATCGCGCAATGTTCTGCCGAGACCGCCACGGGCATGGGCTGAGCGGTTAACGTTTCCAGCCAGACGCGTTCGATTTCTTTTCTGCGATACAGATCAATACACATTCCTTGTGCCATCGCGCCAAGATAGGCACGCGCACCAGCCAGGCTGTCAAAATAGCGGGGTTTTATCAGCAATCGTAGGAACACATCCTGCGCCAGATCGGCGGCATCGGTGGCATTCCCCAGGCGTCGTCGGAGCAACTTTTGCAACCAGTTGTGATGCTCTGAGAAGATTAGCACCATGTTTTCAGTTGAACCAAAACTAGGAGATGACATGTCGCTCTTACCGTCACAGGCGTGTAAATTAAGGAATGTTTAGAGGTGAAAACTTATATGAGAACGATATTCATTTCAATGAATATCAGGGGCTAATATGCCATTCGTGAAATATGAGAATGGGATTTTGACTAAAAATGAATTATGTAGGTGACTACAGCAGCAATGAAACAAGATATAGCACACGTAAAATTTCCGCTCGACGCATTGTCGGCCCAACTGGGCGAACTGATGCTGCGCGATCAACAACGCCTACTGCGCCGTTTGCAGGGAGCAAGAAAAATCAAAAATTCCAGTGCGCAGTTGGCGGTAGCCGCTGAGCTGGAAAGTGACATTGCGGCGGCCCGGCAAAAAGCGCAGGCGCGTGCTGCGGCTTGCCCAGACATCACCTACCCGGAGAACCTGCCGGTCAGCCAAAAAAAACAGGACATTCTGCATGCCATCAGCGAAAACCAGGTAGTGATCGTCGCCGGTGAAACCGGATCGGGGAAAACCACCCAGTTGCCAAAAATCTGTCTGGAGCTAGGGCGTGGAGTGAAGGGGCTGATTGGTCATAGCCAACCCCGGCGTCTGGCGGCACGTTCAGTGGCTCAACGCATCGCCGACGAGTTGGAAACGCCACTTGGTGGCAGCATTGGCTATAAGGTGCGTTTTAACGATCAAGTCAGTGACCACACCCTGGTCAAGTTGATGACCGACGGCATTTTGTTAGCAGAGATCCAGCAAGATCGGCTGCTGATGCAATACGACACGCTAATTATCGATGAAGCGCATGAGCGCAGCCTGAATATTGACTTTATCCTCGGCTATTTGCGTGAGTTACTGCCGAAACGCCCAGATTTGAAGGTGATCATCACCTCGGCTACCCTCGATCCGCAACGTTTTTCACGCCACTTCAACTATGCGCCAATCATCGAAGTTTCTGGTCGCACCTACCCGGTGGCAGTGCGTTACCGGCCAGTGGTTAGCGATGCGGACGATGCCGATCGTGATCAGTTGCAGGCAATTTTCGATGCGGTGGACGAACTGGGGCGTGAGGGGCCGGGCGATATCTTGATTTTTATGAGTGGCGAACGGGAAATCCGCGACACCGCTGAGGCGCTAAATCGGCTTAACCTGCCGCATACCGAGGTGGTGCCGTTGTATGCACGCCTGTCTAACAGCGAACAAAATCGGGTATTCCAGTCGCATCATGGCCGCCGCATTGTACTGGCGACCAACGTGGCGGAAACCTCGTTGACGGTGCCGGGCATCAAATATGTTATCGACCCAGGCACAGCGCGCATCAGCCGTTACAGCTCGCGCACCAAGGTGCAACGCCTGCCGCTTGAACCGGTATCACAGGCTTCAGCCAACCAACGTAAAGGACGCTGTGGTCGTGTCTCAGAAGGCGTGTGTATCCGTCTGTATTCGGAGCAGGACTTCCTGTCGCGGCCAGCATTTACCGATCCAGAGATCCTGCGTACCAACCTGGCGTCGGTTATCTTACAGATGACATCGCTAGGGCTGGGTGATATCGCCGCTTTCCCGTTTGTAGAAGCGCCAGATAAACGCAATATTCAAGACGGTGTGCGGTTGCTGGAAGAGCTGGGTGCCATCAAAACCGCCGACAACGGCCATTATCAGTTGACGCCGCAGGGTCACCAGTTGGCGCAGTTACCGATCGACCCACGCCTGGCGCGCATGGTGCTGGAAGCCCCAAAGAGCGGTAGCTTGCGAGAGGTAATGATCATTGCAGCTGCATTGTCGATCCAAGATCCGCGCGAACGGCCGATGGATAAACAGCAGGCATCAGACGAAAAACACCGCCGCTTTGCCGACAAGGATTCGGATTTTCTGGCGTTCGTCAACCTGTGGGATTACCTGAAGGAACAGCAAAAAGTGCACTCCTCCAGCCAATTCCGCCGGCTGTGCCGTGATGATTTCCTCAATTACCTACGGGTGCGCGAGTGGCAAGATATATACACCCAGTTGCGCCAGGTAGTGAAAGAGCTAGGGCTGCCAGTCAACAGTGTGCCGTCCGACTATCGCAGTGTGCATAGCGCCATACTGGCCGGGCTGCTGTCGCATATCGGCCAAAAGGACGCAGACAAACAAGTATTTACCGGCGCGCGCAATGCCCGCTTCTCGCTATTCCCCGGTTCCGGCCTGTTCAAGAAGCCGCCGAAATGGATCATGGTCGCCGAACTGGTGGAAACCAGCCGTCTGTGGGGGCGCATTGGCGCGCGTATCGAACCTGAGTGGATCGAACCACTGGCCCAGCATCTGGTGAAGCACAGCTACAGCGAGCCGCACTGGTCGAAATCCCAAGGCGCGGTGATGGCCAGCGAAAAGGTGACGCTGTTCGGCCTACCGATTGTCGCCGCCCGTCAAGTCAATTACAGCAGCATTGATCCGCTGCTGTGCCGCGAGCTGTTTATCCGCCATGCGCTGGTGGAGGGGGACTGGCAGATGCACCACGCGTTCTTGCGCGAGAACCGCACACTACGCGCCGAAGTGGAAGAACTGGAGCACAAATCGCGCCGCCGCGACATTTTGGTGGACGATGAAACGCTGTTCAGCTTCTATGACCAGCGCATCCCGAATGATGTGCTGTCTGGGAGGCATTTCGATCATTGGTGGAAAAA
The sequence above is drawn from the Serratia symbiotica genome and encodes:
- a CDS encoding FecR domain-containing protein, whose translation is MTSKPGFAALQQAANWYAKIQGVASLQTYPAALQHWLEESQENQQAWQYVLNISQHFTPLRENDARQTAALTVLTRTPHNAGRRQVLKMATWISVGSLLGWGYWRHTPLRNQVLAWCADYHSPHGKITQFTLSDGSRIWLDTDSAMNVDDSQTQRALLLLNGRMMIETTADPQRSLTVSTSQGKMRALGTRFSVQTPNGATVLQVYQGAVEVSPTAISDKMIIKAGQAITFRQDAFGTVAPLRHTEPAWPSGLLQADNLPLSEFIEKLSAYHSGYLGCDPAVASLTVTGTFPLHDTDMALEMLTNVLPVQLNHQLLWGLMVAPRDG
- a CDS encoding sigma-70 family RNA polymerase sigma factor, producing the protein MSSPSFGSTENMVLIFSEHHNWLQKLLRRRLGNATDAADLAQDVFLRLLIKPRYFDSLAGARAYLGAMAQGMCIDLYRRKEIERVWLETLTAQPMPVAVSAEHCAIVLETLFQVDAMLRALPEKVRAAFVMSQIRRLTYAEIATELAVSERMVKKYMARAMLHCLILKVEHLDAFNSASA
- the hrpA gene encoding ATP-dependent RNA helicase HrpA — encoded protein: MLRDQQRLLRRLQGARKIKNSSAQLAVAAELESDIAAARQKAQARAAACPDITYPENLPVSQKKQDILHAISENQVVIVAGETGSGKTTQLPKICLELGRGVKGLIGHSQPRRLAARSVAQRIADELETPLGGSIGYKVRFNDQVSDHTLVKLMTDGILLAEIQQDRLLMQYDTLIIDEAHERSLNIDFILGYLRELLPKRPDLKVIITSATLDPQRFSRHFNYAPIIEVSGRTYPVAVRYRPVVSDADDADRDQLQAIFDAVDELGREGPGDILIFMSGEREIRDTAEALNRLNLPHTEVVPLYARLSNSEQNRVFQSHHGRRIVLATNVAETSLTVPGIKYVIDPGTARISRYSSRTKVQRLPLEPVSQASANQRKGRCGRVSEGVCIRLYSEQDFLSRPAFTDPEILRTNLASVILQMTSLGLGDIAAFPFVEAPDKRNIQDGVRLLEELGAIKTADNGHYQLTPQGHQLAQLPIDPRLARMVLEAPKSGSLREVMIIAAALSIQDPRERPMDKQQASDEKHRRFADKDSDFLAFVNLWDYLKEQQKVHSSSQFRRLCRDDFLNYLRVREWQDIYTQLRQVVKELGLPVNSVPSDYRSVHSAILAGLLSHIGQKDADKQVFTGARNARFSLFPGSGLFKKPPKWIMVAELVETSRLWGRIGARIEPEWIEPLAQHLVKHSYSEPHWSKSQGAVMASEKVTLFGLPIVAARQVNYSSIDPLLCRELFIRHALVEGDWQMHHAFLRENRTLRAEVEELEHKSRRRDILVDDETLFSFYDQRIPNDVLSGRHFDHWWKNARRQQPDLLNVAKEMLIKDGANKVSALDYPNFWHQGNLKLRLTYQFEPGADADGVTVHIPLPILNQVEEQGFEWQIPGIRRELVIALIKSLPKPLRRNFVPAPNYAEAFLGRVTALALPLLDALERELRQMTGVTVSRNDWQWDQVPDHLKITFRVVGEKQQTLREGKDLAALRLQLKGKVQETLSAVADEGLEQGNLHIWSFGQLPAFYEQQRGGYSVKAYPALVDEKDSVAIRLFDSEREQHLAMWQGTRRLLLLNIPSPIKYLHEKLPNKAKLGLYFNPYGKVLDLIDDCISCGIDKLIAQHGGPVWQEERFAWLQEQVRAELNDTVVEIAKQVEQILTAVFSINKRLKGRMDMSLALALSDIKTQLGELVYRGSVTQHGWQRLPDTLRYLQAIERRLEKLAIDPHRDRAQMLRVGQVQQAWQQWLNKLPPTRQQDDEVKALRWMIEELRVSLFAQHLGTPYPISDKRILQTIEQLS